The Castanea sativa cultivar Marrone di Chiusa Pesio chromosome 11, ASM4071231v1 genome contains a region encoding:
- the LOC142614929 gene encoding wall-associated receptor kinase 17-like isoform X1, whose protein sequence is MNYMERERVSCIVYAAAMSLWRSMMGMIKEKSIRMEKPRQLFEAKEEYFIRNGAMLLEKQITCNQGRDIEPIKIFSAKDIQQATNNYDPNLIIGSVIATVYKGTLDEREVAIKVKGPPMHWPFEMVVDFFLNQVTIKQLISHKNVMRVYGCCLETEIPMLVFELISNGTLFDHLHGQCNEIPCRISWLERVRIVTETSYALCYMHYGRPRPIVHLNVKSSNIFLDESWIAKVSDFGLSVSIAPGEDFFQASFVGGTTGYIDPEYLETLQVTEKCDVYSFGVVLVEVLTSHYPTETFLGHMNLVDYFDLSMEENRILQIVDDVVLSQGSNEDIQALAELALRCIKKKGDERPAMREVTLELRRIQHLIRSKQYNETGSAQRPLKSCN, encoded by the exons ATGAATTATATGGAGAG GGAAAGAGTTTCTTGCATAGTTTATGCTGCAGCTATGAGTCTCTGGCGTAGCATGATGGGAATGATAAAAG AGAAGAGTATCAGGATGGAGAAACCAAGGCAGTTATTTGAGGCCAAAGAAGAATACTTCATCCGCAATGGAGCAATGTTACTTGAAAAGCAGATCACCTGCAACCAAGGTAGAGATATAGAGCCAATCAAGATTTTCTCTGCCAAGGACATCCAACAGGCTACTAATAACTACGATCCTAATCTAATCATCGGCTCTGTAATCGCAACAGTCTACAAAGGAACACTGGATGAGCGGGAAGTAGCTATTAAAGTCAAGGGCCCTCCAATGCATTGGCCCTTTGAGATGGTGGTAGATTTCTTCCTAAATCAAGTCACAATTAAACAATTGATCAGCCACAAGAACGTTATGAGAGTCTATGGTTGCTGCCTTGAAACTGAAATTCCCATGTTGGTTTTTGAGCTCATCTCCAATGGCACCCTCTTTGATCATCTCCATGGTCAATGCAATGAAATTCCTTGCCGGATCTCATGGCTTGAACGTGTAAGAATAGTGACTGAGACATCCTATGCTCTTTGTTACATGCACTATGGTAGGCCAAGGCCAATAGTCCATTTGAATGTCAAAtcatcaaatatatttttggacGAGTCCTGGATTGCCAAAGTATCAGATTTTGGTTTATCGGTTTCAATTGCACCTGGAGAAGACTTTTTTCAGGCTAGTTTCGTTGGGGGAACCACTGGATACATAGACCCGGAATATCTAGAGACACTGCAGGTTACGGAAAAGTGTGATGTTTATAGCTTTGGGGTTGTACTGGTGGAGGTCTTAACAAGTCATTATCCCACAGAAACATTCCTAGGGCATATGAATTTGGTAGATTACTTTGATTTGTCAATGGAAGAGAATCGCATATTACAAATTGTTGACGATGTGGTGCTAAGCCAAGGAAGCAATGAAGATATTCAAGCATTAGCTGAGCTTGCATTGAGATGCATCAAGAAGAAGGGAGATGAGAGGCCGGCCATGAGAGAAGTAACGCTTGAGCTTAGGCGGATTCAACATCTCATAAGGTCAAAACAATATAATGAAACTGGTTCAGCTCAAAGACCCTTAAAGTCATGTAACTAA
- the LOC142614929 gene encoding wall-associated receptor kinase 17-like isoform X2, translated as MSLWRSMMGMIKEKSIRMEKPRQLFEAKEEYFIRNGAMLLEKQITCNQGRDIEPIKIFSAKDIQQATNNYDPNLIIGSVIATVYKGTLDEREVAIKVKGPPMHWPFEMVVDFFLNQVTIKQLISHKNVMRVYGCCLETEIPMLVFELISNGTLFDHLHGQCNEIPCRISWLERVRIVTETSYALCYMHYGRPRPIVHLNVKSSNIFLDESWIAKVSDFGLSVSIAPGEDFFQASFVGGTTGYIDPEYLETLQVTEKCDVYSFGVVLVEVLTSHYPTETFLGHMNLVDYFDLSMEENRILQIVDDVVLSQGSNEDIQALAELALRCIKKKGDERPAMREVTLELRRIQHLIRSKQYNETGSAQRPLKSCN; from the exons ATGAGTCTCTGGCGTAGCATGATGGGAATGATAAAAG AGAAGAGTATCAGGATGGAGAAACCAAGGCAGTTATTTGAGGCCAAAGAAGAATACTTCATCCGCAATGGAGCAATGTTACTTGAAAAGCAGATCACCTGCAACCAAGGTAGAGATATAGAGCCAATCAAGATTTTCTCTGCCAAGGACATCCAACAGGCTACTAATAACTACGATCCTAATCTAATCATCGGCTCTGTAATCGCAACAGTCTACAAAGGAACACTGGATGAGCGGGAAGTAGCTATTAAAGTCAAGGGCCCTCCAATGCATTGGCCCTTTGAGATGGTGGTAGATTTCTTCCTAAATCAAGTCACAATTAAACAATTGATCAGCCACAAGAACGTTATGAGAGTCTATGGTTGCTGCCTTGAAACTGAAATTCCCATGTTGGTTTTTGAGCTCATCTCCAATGGCACCCTCTTTGATCATCTCCATGGTCAATGCAATGAAATTCCTTGCCGGATCTCATGGCTTGAACGTGTAAGAATAGTGACTGAGACATCCTATGCTCTTTGTTACATGCACTATGGTAGGCCAAGGCCAATAGTCCATTTGAATGTCAAAtcatcaaatatatttttggacGAGTCCTGGATTGCCAAAGTATCAGATTTTGGTTTATCGGTTTCAATTGCACCTGGAGAAGACTTTTTTCAGGCTAGTTTCGTTGGGGGAACCACTGGATACATAGACCCGGAATATCTAGAGACACTGCAGGTTACGGAAAAGTGTGATGTTTATAGCTTTGGGGTTGTACTGGTGGAGGTCTTAACAAGTCATTATCCCACAGAAACATTCCTAGGGCATATGAATTTGGTAGATTACTTTGATTTGTCAATGGAAGAGAATCGCATATTACAAATTGTTGACGATGTGGTGCTAAGCCAAGGAAGCAATGAAGATATTCAAGCATTAGCTGAGCTTGCATTGAGATGCATCAAGAAGAAGGGAGATGAGAGGCCGGCCATGAGAGAAGTAACGCTTGAGCTTAGGCGGATTCAACATCTCATAAGGTCAAAACAATATAATGAAACTGGTTCAGCTCAAAGACCCTTAAAGTCATGTAACTAA